The following is a genomic window from bacterium.
ATTCAACCACGCTCACCATTTGCTCTATAAACGCTCAAAAACAATTCTTAGGGGTTGAACCCCTCCGATTTTCGCTACGTTTCGCGGACCGCCGGAGTTTTGGGACAGTCTCCAGCCGGCGTTACAAACTCTGTTACAACTCGAAATTCAGTGTGACCGTTTGCTTCTTTGATACAGAAACTTGCTTGATGAGTTCCCGCGGTTTGGCTGTTAGAAACTGTGTGTTGGAATTGTTTTGCAGTTTGGGTGTTCCTTGGTGCCATAACTTAACGGTGTATTTTCCGGGAGGCACGTTTTCCAGAACAAAATTTCCTTCTGCGTTCGAGATTGCATAGTAAGGATGCTCTGCAACAACAATGTGAGCGCTCATCCAGGGATGTCCTGCGTCACACAACGATACAATCTTTCCCGTTTCTGACAACTTTTTTGTCACTTTCTGACCCTTCAAAGGAAAGGCGAGGTTGAAAATCGTTGTAGGGCGTGGATCGGCAACTTTGTAGGTGTGAACATTGTGCAGCATTGGATCGCTATTCAAAATTTCCACTTCAGCATTCGGCGGCACAATCAGAACGTGCGGGACGTATTCACAATTTTTCTGATCCAGCTGGACTTTTTGAAGTGACGCCATTTTCTTGCCCGCTGCGATCCCTTCCAAATAAACAACGGCATTTCCTACTTCGCCATTTTTCCCGATCGTTGCCGCGGGAACCGTTTTTGATTCGCCGCATGTCTGCTGATCCTTGTTAACCGGAATCACTTGCGGCACGGGTCGTTCCGATTTCCAAAGGACTTTCCCCTGAATGGTCCCACCGTCCGGGACATCGATTTCGCGATAGGGTGGAGCACCCATCAATGTTGCTGCCAGGATCAGCGAGAACGCAGGAACCAAACGAATCATTTGCTGTCCATCGGTGGAATCGGATCCGGAACGGCATTCTTGATTGGTTTGATCGATTGCAAATAAGCGAACATAGCTTTTAAATCGTCATCCGTTGCCTGCGCAATGTTCGGCCAGGGCATTGGCGGAAGTATGTCACGACCTTCACCAAGATGTTTTCCTGTGCGCATCGCTTTGATAAACATGGCCTCATTCCACGTGCCCATGCCGGTTTCGTCGTCAGGAGTCAGATTCACTGAGAAGCTGATGCCCCAGGGACCTGCCCATGCAGTGAAATCATTATTGCCGATTGCGCCCCATTTGTCGGGACCGATCACACCCGCGGGAACATCGGGAAGTTTCGAATTTGAGCGATGTCCGGATAAAGCGAGTGTCATATCCGGTTCCGGACCTTTCGGCGCCATTTTTTTCGGAGTATGACAATCGTGACATTGGCCAAGCGTCGTTAAATATTCGCCTCTTTTCACCGCGTCGCTCGAAGCAGCCATTGATTGCGCAGGCTTGTCGTCTGTGAAAGCTGGAATTAATAGGAATGCCAAACACAGAATTGTGATCCCCGCTAAAAG
Proteins encoded in this region:
- a CDS encoding carboxypeptidase regulatory-like domain-containing protein, which encodes MIRLVPAFSLILAATLMGAPPYREIDVPDGGTIQGKVLWKSERPVPQVIPVNKDQQTCGESKTVPAATIGKNGEVGNAVVYLEGIAAGKKMASLQKVQLDQKNCEYVPHVLIVPPNAEVEILNSDPMLHNVHTYKVADPRPTTIFNLAFPLKGQKVTKKLSETGKIVSLCDAGHPWMSAHIVVAEHPYYAISNAEGNFVLENVPPGKYTVKLWHQGTPKLQNNSNTQFLTAKPRELIKQVSVSKKQTVTLNFEL
- a CDS encoding diheme cytochrome c-553, translated to MIRNLLLAGITILCLAFLLIPAFTDDKPAQSMAASSDAVKRGEYLTTLGQCHDCHTPKKMAPKGPEPDMTLALSGHRSNSKLPDVPAGVIGPDKWGAIGNNDFTAWAGPWGISFSVNLTPDDETGMGTWNEAMFIKAMRTGKHLGEGRDILPPMPWPNIAQATDDDLKAMFAYLQSIKPIKNAVPDPIPPMDSK